One part of the Acidobacteriota bacterium genome encodes these proteins:
- a CDS encoding TolC family protein — protein sequence MKVRRTTTWVVCACLVASRAIAQTAIPTPGAQGPHLTLEAAVTEALANAPGLQAAAAQDRAARWNATAVGRTRFGQLDGVLSYSRFQDDQILRPMSKQLFGAQGFLGLPWDSDQVHYGITFQVPVYTGGRLSSSIRIAALQAEQASLFTDGTRWDIRANTTALYAAVQTLDAVTVALDRSIEALAATDGRLTLMVEQGRRPRLDLLKVEEELEDARGRRAGIVADRTRVGALLLAVIGRDPASRLDVSALPEINLTSTLGGSDVATLARATSAVRRAELGAEQSREAVAAARGARLPNVVLRGNLMGNVGLSIGDQLRTWELSVAVTVPVFDGGARAAAAASARELAVAGRAAATRALLDREAQVVDAQARFTAAGDSLKAARARVAAAAEAARIEQVRYDTGVGTVEDLLRVRAREFAAASALAQARGDQITAAARLNALSEKEIVQ from the coding sequence ATGAAGGTACGGCGTACGACCACCTGGGTGGTGTGTGCCTGTCTGGTGGCGTCCCGGGCCATCGCTCAGACTGCGATTCCGACGCCCGGGGCACAGGGGCCACATCTCACACTCGAGGCGGCGGTGACGGAGGCGTTGGCCAACGCACCCGGACTGCAGGCTGCCGCCGCGCAGGACCGCGCGGCACGGTGGAACGCCACAGCAGTCGGGCGCACCCGGTTTGGCCAACTCGACGGCGTCCTGAGCTACTCGCGCTTCCAGGACGACCAGATTCTGCGCCCCATGTCGAAACAGCTGTTCGGAGCCCAGGGCTTCCTCGGTCTGCCGTGGGACAGCGACCAGGTCCATTACGGCATCACGTTCCAGGTGCCGGTCTATACGGGAGGCCGACTCTCGTCGTCGATTCGGATCGCGGCACTCCAGGCCGAGCAGGCGTCACTCTTTACGGACGGAACACGATGGGACATCCGCGCCAACACGACCGCGCTCTACGCGGCCGTGCAGACGCTGGACGCGGTGACGGTGGCTCTCGATCGGTCTATTGAGGCGCTCGCCGCGACCGACGGCCGGCTGACCCTGATGGTCGAACAGGGCAGGCGGCCGCGGCTCGATCTGCTCAAGGTGGAAGAGGAACTCGAGGATGCTCGCGGCCGGCGCGCCGGGATCGTGGCGGACCGAACCCGCGTCGGCGCATTGTTGCTGGCCGTGATTGGACGCGATCCGGCGTCACGGTTGGATGTAAGCGCGCTTCCGGAGATCAACCTGACGTCGACGCTCGGCGGATCCGATGTGGCCACCCTGGCGCGGGCTACCTCGGCCGTGCGTCGCGCAGAACTCGGGGCCGAACAGTCCCGCGAGGCCGTGGCGGCGGCGCGCGGCGCCCGGCTGCCGAACGTGGTCCTCCGCGGGAACCTGATGGGCAATGTGGGCCTGTCGATCGGTGACCAGCTCAGGACCTGGGAGCTGTCGGTTGCCGTCACGGTGCCGGTGTTCGACGGCGGCGCACGTGCGGCAGCTGCCGCGTCGGCCCGCGAGTTGGCCGTAGCGGGACGCGCCGCGGCGACCCGGGCGCTGCTCGATCGCGAAGCCCAGGTGGTGGACGCACAGGCCCGGTTTACGGCGGCGGGCGACAGTCTGAAAGCCGCTCGCGCGCGGGTGGCGGCGGCCGCGGAGGCGGCGCGGATAGAACAGGTGCGATACGACACGGGCGTCGGGACGGTCGAAGACCTGCTGCGGGTGCGAGCGCGCGAGTTCGCGGCGGCCAGTGCGCTCGCCCAGGCGCGCGGCGACCAGATCACGGCTGCGGCCAGGCTGAATGCCCTGAGTGAAAAGGAGATCGTGCAATGA
- a CDS encoding efflux RND transporter periplasmic adaptor subunit, translating to MTVKRVIGIVVVVVLVAGLAAVRLMRVRDRDAAPVMVRNPVVVEVGTVRRGALQNARQFLGEVVAAEDTPLSSRILSQVVRVAVREGDSVRRGQRLIDLDPRELDDAAAASEAGVGAAREAVTAADLALTVQRAVTARDKVLVDAGAIAREEWERSQSTVAATKARLEGARAQLTQAERAVDTARTRRGYARIDAPFDGIVSAKFANAGDLAAPGKPLLTLVQPDALRVRVRVPAEVFDELGAGREIGLTVGGARQTITISRVFPAMDATRLATFEADLPPRVSGLMPGSTVSVDLPRAGASGLVVSSTALLEGESRRVVFVVAGGKVHAVSVQVIDRSPEEVVVRGALQERDQVVVASASRLMMLADGAPVDVAPHGSK from the coding sequence ATGACCGTCAAACGCGTGATCGGAATCGTGGTGGTCGTCGTGCTGGTGGCCGGTCTTGCCGCGGTCCGTCTGATGCGAGTTCGCGACAGGGATGCGGCGCCGGTTATGGTCAGAAACCCGGTGGTCGTTGAGGTGGGCACTGTCAGGCGTGGCGCCCTCCAGAATGCGCGACAGTTTCTCGGGGAAGTGGTCGCGGCAGAAGACACGCCGTTGTCCTCGCGCATCCTTTCACAGGTCGTGCGGGTGGCGGTGCGCGAGGGGGACAGTGTGCGGCGCGGTCAGCGCCTGATCGATCTCGACCCGCGCGAGCTCGACGACGCCGCGGCGGCGTCAGAGGCCGGCGTCGGGGCGGCGCGCGAAGCGGTCACGGCCGCCGACCTCGCCCTCACCGTCCAACGCGCCGTCACGGCGCGCGACAAGGTGCTGGTCGACGCCGGGGCGATTGCCCGCGAGGAATGGGAACGCTCGCAGTCCACCGTCGCGGCGACCAAGGCCCGGCTCGAGGGCGCGCGCGCGCAGTTGACACAGGCCGAGCGGGCCGTGGACACGGCCCGCACGAGGCGCGGGTACGCGCGGATCGATGCGCCGTTCGACGGCATCGTCTCAGCAAAGTTCGCGAACGCCGGGGATCTCGCCGCGCCGGGCAAACCCCTCCTTACTCTCGTGCAGCCGGACGCGCTGCGCGTGCGCGTGCGAGTGCCCGCCGAGGTGTTCGACGAACTGGGAGCGGGCCGGGAAATCGGGCTGACGGTCGGTGGCGCCCGTCAGACCATCACGATCTCGCGCGTGTTCCCCGCTATGGATGCCACGCGCCTCGCGACGTTCGAAGCGGACCTGCCCCCGCGTGTGTCCGGGCTGATGCCAGGATCCACGGTGAGCGTCGATCTGCCCCGAGCCGGTGCGTCAGGCCTGGTCGTGTCCTCCACCGCGCTGCTCGAGGGCGAATCGCGGCGCGTCGTCTTCGTTGTCGCCGGCGGGAAGGTGCATGCAGTGAGCGTGCAGGTGATCGACCGATCGCCCGAGGAAGTGGTGGTGCGGGGCGCGTTGCAGGAACGGGACCAGGTGGTGGTCGCCAGCGCGTCGCGCCTGATGATGCTCGCCGATGGGGCGCCCGTCGACGTGGCGCCGCACGGATCCAAGTAG